A part of Drosophila bipectinata strain 14024-0381.07 chromosome 3L, DbipHiC1v2, whole genome shotgun sequence genomic DNA contains:
- the Usp47 gene encoding ubiquitin carboxyl-terminal hydrolase 47 isoform X2 — protein sequence MTDKESEQCTVSVFDQTPGSEQKKINVVVRSQYTVKRVIDLIATQFPYGKFELLLQPHDNKDLVHLNAVDSQLLFDVEGFERQLKNHLVLLPSGSWDGDVAKRFELPMKKHQVLVSLRPKEPKKDGEAKAKSPVSGEKKKVKKKVVAGSGSSSPSKTKVTSDDPKASSSSESSPEKSAKASSKIGTPKTSTVEVAKATPEEVPQASPTIAPEASPKIATKKSLKLSPDSPSPVKPSSPSPVKPSSPIKEIECEPIDQLTNTGISEQLQQLLHSRNLASPVDNPLSGLCVSDVEQLSDDDLALGASASPTMMGPSYDFGGPTNDMDGEGAIGGGDQTTSGPDDGQDPVLSNFYRRKYGGDELPSWKRIDTTAADFVASATTETETGLSKTNGGPRGYVGLVNQAMTCYLNSLLQALYMTPEFRNALYRWEFDNDNEAKNIPYQLQKLFLNLQTSPKAAVETTDLTRSFGWDSTEAWQQHDIQELCRVMFDALEHKFKNTKQSNLISNLYEGKMNDYVKCLECNTEKSREDTFLDIPLPVRPFGSSSAYGSIEEALRAFVQPETLDGNNQYLCEKCKKKCDAHKGLHFKSFPYILTLHLKRFDFDYQTMHRIKLNDRVTFPQTLNLNTFINRSGTSGDQNAQINGTVDDCSTADSGSAMEDDNLSSGVVTTASSSQHENDLNDEDEGIDMSSSTSKSTKQGSGPYLYELFAIMIHSGSASGGHYYAYIKDFDSNEWFCFNDQNVSTITQEDIQRSFGGPNGSYYSSAYTSSTNAYMLMYRQVDSKRNEQAAKVADFPEHIKSLLPKLHSEDESRGTRLGRHNTESDLALPDLYKPRVYFYNPSLKKMKITRVYVSQSFNINQVLSSAYDMLNVEEFAPLSRCRLVAYNSTMETIIQSLENCSDPALTELRASQNYSLDFLLEYRAEDQQFETYSPDGITCSEGTRAQRRSPSLHRRPFTH from the exons ATGACGGACAAGGAGAGCGAGCAGTGCACCGTCTCGGTCTTCGACCAGACACCCGGTTCCGAACAGAAGAAGATCAATGTGGTGGTGCGCTCCCAGTATACCGTGAAGCGTGTTATCGACCTCATTGCCACCCAGTTCCCATATGGAAAGTTTGAGCTGCTTCTCCAGCCCCACGACAACAAGGACCTG GTCCATCTGAATGCCGTGGACTCACAATTACTATTCGATGTCGAGGGCTTTGAGCGTCAGTTGAAGAACCACTTGGTTCTCCTGCCCTCCGGCAGTTGGGACGGCGATGTGGCCAAACGGTTCGAGCTGCCCATGAAGAAGCACCAGGTGTTGGTCAGCCTGCGTCCGAAAGAACCCAAAAAAGACGGCGAGGCAAAGGCCAAGAGTCCAGTGTCTGGCGAGAAGAAGAAAGTTAAGAAGAAGGTGGTAGCTGGTTCGGGATCGTCGTCGCCGAGCAAAACAAAGGTAACCAGTGACGACCCCAAAGCCAGCAGTAGTTCAGAATCCAGCCCAGAGAAGAGTGCAAAGGCTAGTTCTAAGATCGGCACTCCGAAGACCTCGACGGTGGAGGTAGCCAAGGCTACACCTGAAGAGGTGCCTCAAGCCAGTCCCACAATAGCACCAGAAGCTAGTCCCAAGATCGCGACAAAGAAAAGTTTGAAGCTGTCACCGGACTCCCCGAGTCCAGTGAAGCCGTCGTCGCCGAGTCCAGTGAAGCCCTCGTCGCCCATTAAGGAGATCGAGTGCGAGCCCATTGACCAGCTGACCAATACCGGAATATCCGAGCAGCTGCAACAGCTGCTTCACAGCAGAAACCTTGCCTCGCCGGTGGACAATCCCCTTTCGGGCCTGTGCGTCTCAGATGTGGAGCAGTTATCCGACGATGACTTGGCCCTGGGCGCCTCGGCCAGCCCCACGATGATGGGGCCCAGCTACGATTTCGGAGGACCGACCAACGACATGGACGGGGAGGGAGCCATCGGTGGGGGAGATCAAACGACTAGTGGACCGGACGATGGCCAAGACCCAGTGCTGTCAAACTTTTATCGCCGCAAGTACGGTGGCGATGAGCTGCCTTCGTGGAAGCGGATAGACACCACGGCAGCGGACTTTGTGGCCTCCGCTACCACGGAAACAGAGACGGGATTGAGTAAAACCAATGGAGGTCCCCGGGGCTATGTGGGTCTAGTCAACCAGGCCATGACCTGCTATCTGAATAGCTTGCTGCAAGCCCTGTACATGACGCCCGAGTTCAGGAACGCTCTGTACCGCTGGGAGttcgacaacgacaacgaagCGAAAAACATACCCTACCAGTTGCAGAAGCTGTTCCTCAATCTGCAAACCTCCCCCAAGGCGGCGGTGGAGACCACCGACCTGACCCGCAGCTTCGGCTGGGATTCAACCGAAGCCTGGCAGCAGCACGACATTCAAGAGCTCTGCCGCGTGATGTTTGACGCACTGGAGCACAAGTTTAAGAACACCAAGCAATCGAATCTTATCTCGAACCTGTACGAGGGTAAGATGAACGACTACGTCAAGTGTCTGGAGTGCAATACGGAAAAGTCGCGGGAGGACACCTTTCTGGACATCCCGTTGCCGGTTCGACCCTTTGGCAGCAGCTCGGCGTACGGCAGCATCGAGGAGGCCCTGCGCGCCTTTGTCCAGCCCGAGACGCTGGACGGCAACAACCAGTATCTGTGCGAGAAGTGCAAGAAGAAGTGCGATGCTCACAAGGGATTGCACTTCAAATCCTTCCCCTACATCCTCACCTTGCACCTGAAGCGCTTCGACTTTGACTATCAGACCATGCACCGCATCAAGTTGAACGACAG AGTGACCTTCCCACAGACGCTTAATCTGAACACCTTCATCAACCGGAGTGGCACTAGTGGCGACCAGAACGCTCAGATAAATGGAACCGTGGACGATTGCAGCACGGCGGATAGCGGCTCGGCCATGGAAGATGATAACCTGAGCAGTGGCGTTGTGACCACAGCCAGCTCCAGCCAGCACGAGAATGACTTGAACGACGAGGACGAAGGCATCGATAtgagcagcagcaccagcaagAGCACCAAGCAGGGATCCGGGCCGTATCTATACGAACTCTTTGCGATCATGATCCACTCGGGCAGTGCTTCCGGCGGTCACTACTACGCCTACATCAAGGACTTTGACAGCAACGAGTGGTTCTGCTTTAATGACCAGAATGTCTCCACC ATAACACAGGAGGACATCCAGCGCTCCTTTGGTGGACCGAATGGCAGCTACTACTCCAGTGCCTACACCTCCAGCACCAATGCCTATATGCTGATGTACCGCCAAGTCGACTCCAAAAGGAACGAGCAGGCGGCAAAGGTGGCCGACTTTCCAGAGCACATCAAGAGTCTGCTGCCGAAGCTGCACTCCGAGGACGAGAGCCGGGGCACGCGCCTGGGCCGACACAACACCGAATCGGACTTGGCCCTACCTGACTTATACAAGCCTCGTGTCTACTTCTACAATCCCTCGCTGAAGAAGATGAAGATCACAAGGGTCTACGTTTCGCAGAGCTTCAACATTAACCAAGTGCTGAGCTCGGCTTACGACATGCTGAATGTGGAGGAGTTTGCGCCTCTGTCACGCTGTCGCTTGGTGGCGTACAACTCAACCATGGAGACGATCATCCAGTCTCTAGAGAACTGCTCCGATCCAGCCCTGACCGAGCTGCGAGCGTCGCAAAACTACAGCTTGGACTTCCTGCTGGAGTACAGGGCGGAGGACCAACAGTTCGAGACTTATTCCCCGGACGGAATCACGTG CAGCGAGGGAACGCGAGCCCAACGACGTTCTCCGTCGCTCCATCGCCGTCCGTTTACACATTAG
- the Usp47 gene encoding ubiquitin carboxyl-terminal hydrolase 47 isoform X1, producing MTDKESEQCTVSVFDQTPGSEQKKINVVVRSQYTVKRVIDLIATQFPYGKFELLLQPHDNKDLVHLNAVDSQLLFDVEGFERQLKNHLVLLPSGSWDGDVAKRFELPMKKHQVLVSLRPKEPKKDGEAKAKSPVSGEKKKVKKKVVAGSGSSSPSKTKVTSDDPKASSSSESSPEKSAKASSKIGTPKTSTVEVAKATPEEVPQASPTIAPEASPKIATKKSLKLSPDSPSPVKPSSPSPVKPSSPIKEIECEPIDQLTNTGISEQLQQLLHSRNLASPVDNPLSGLCVSDVEQLSDDDLALGASASPTMMGPSYDFGGPTNDMDGEGAIGGGDQTTSGPDDGQDPVLSNFYRRKYGGDELPSWKRIDTTAADFVASATTETETGLSKTNGGPRGYVGLVNQAMTCYLNSLLQALYMTPEFRNALYRWEFDNDNEAKNIPYQLQKLFLNLQTSPKAAVETTDLTRSFGWDSTEAWQQHDIQELCRVMFDALEHKFKNTKQSNLISNLYEGKMNDYVKCLECNTEKSREDTFLDIPLPVRPFGSSSAYGSIEEALRAFVQPETLDGNNQYLCEKCKKKCDAHKGLHFKSFPYILTLHLKRFDFDYQTMHRIKLNDRVTFPQTLNLNTFINRSGTSGDQNAQINGTVDDCSTADSGSAMEDDNLSSGVVTTASSSQHENDLNDEDEGIDMSSSTSKSTKQGSGPYLYELFAIMIHSGSASGGHYYAYIKDFDSNEWFCFNDQNVSTITQEDIQRSFGGPNGSYYSSAYTSSTNAYMLMYRQVDSKRNEQAAKVADFPEHIKSLLPKLHSEDESRGTRLGRHNTESDLALPDLYKPRVYFYNPSLKKMKITRVYVSQSFNINQVLSSAYDMLNVEEFAPLSRCRLVAYNSTMETIIQSLENCSDPALTELRASQNYSLDFLLEYRAEDQQFETYSPDGITWYVFVVDLSTMAMDGPFLVYSAAREREPNDVLRRSIAVRLHISEQQFLLATVRGAVPKAFVAYDPHPTPEAQLQLQNLANNQFKSITYFYLNVPNTDAATLEMLGVPSMETIETKSGGDVVDAAMMNGHEGSGSNGLNDNDWRRFKRNVLELFSQTEPSPSHGHESTSEDSSLSDGDRTLVETENIAHRGGGDSQVSSTSHSPQLSSPEDEAASHDAMMRVHAYCNGNGSYAAADVVDPLLLPPSTSYFFHASKIKCVDVLGSSSSSALQSDEEAQLRKPTQAYKLLVGTHMRMAAFKRHIEQLIQVPSAYFKLQRKHENNIPNNQNNSLVFLTEGETLTVEIGKNLQADEYKAKIHFLRLGDLDNETSRLPCVCDWVYNASTTTEQAKQELVAKLHRMDAKYATLTVDNCRIWLKGGRSPIKILANEETLYCDMRSTVAAEFIVQECESGVNPQPKDDTMTLFVRRWCPAKLEFGKFQEITLDQDTDIRYSLSQISDITMDKISYMKVNSNFPCTSISAVSVNESSSWYAVPCTVDKYPLNTTQTGNIYLYKDKSIPVKDLTLEERRQLNAREKARLDRVGCVSTTRYSQRRERALKIYLDSPEKSSTVTASAPMDVHVDN from the exons ATGACGGACAAGGAGAGCGAGCAGTGCACCGTCTCGGTCTTCGACCAGACACCCGGTTCCGAACAGAAGAAGATCAATGTGGTGGTGCGCTCCCAGTATACCGTGAAGCGTGTTATCGACCTCATTGCCACCCAGTTCCCATATGGAAAGTTTGAGCTGCTTCTCCAGCCCCACGACAACAAGGACCTG GTCCATCTGAATGCCGTGGACTCACAATTACTATTCGATGTCGAGGGCTTTGAGCGTCAGTTGAAGAACCACTTGGTTCTCCTGCCCTCCGGCAGTTGGGACGGCGATGTGGCCAAACGGTTCGAGCTGCCCATGAAGAAGCACCAGGTGTTGGTCAGCCTGCGTCCGAAAGAACCCAAAAAAGACGGCGAGGCAAAGGCCAAGAGTCCAGTGTCTGGCGAGAAGAAGAAAGTTAAGAAGAAGGTGGTAGCTGGTTCGGGATCGTCGTCGCCGAGCAAAACAAAGGTAACCAGTGACGACCCCAAAGCCAGCAGTAGTTCAGAATCCAGCCCAGAGAAGAGTGCAAAGGCTAGTTCTAAGATCGGCACTCCGAAGACCTCGACGGTGGAGGTAGCCAAGGCTACACCTGAAGAGGTGCCTCAAGCCAGTCCCACAATAGCACCAGAAGCTAGTCCCAAGATCGCGACAAAGAAAAGTTTGAAGCTGTCACCGGACTCCCCGAGTCCAGTGAAGCCGTCGTCGCCGAGTCCAGTGAAGCCCTCGTCGCCCATTAAGGAGATCGAGTGCGAGCCCATTGACCAGCTGACCAATACCGGAATATCCGAGCAGCTGCAACAGCTGCTTCACAGCAGAAACCTTGCCTCGCCGGTGGACAATCCCCTTTCGGGCCTGTGCGTCTCAGATGTGGAGCAGTTATCCGACGATGACTTGGCCCTGGGCGCCTCGGCCAGCCCCACGATGATGGGGCCCAGCTACGATTTCGGAGGACCGACCAACGACATGGACGGGGAGGGAGCCATCGGTGGGGGAGATCAAACGACTAGTGGACCGGACGATGGCCAAGACCCAGTGCTGTCAAACTTTTATCGCCGCAAGTACGGTGGCGATGAGCTGCCTTCGTGGAAGCGGATAGACACCACGGCAGCGGACTTTGTGGCCTCCGCTACCACGGAAACAGAGACGGGATTGAGTAAAACCAATGGAGGTCCCCGGGGCTATGTGGGTCTAGTCAACCAGGCCATGACCTGCTATCTGAATAGCTTGCTGCAAGCCCTGTACATGACGCCCGAGTTCAGGAACGCTCTGTACCGCTGGGAGttcgacaacgacaacgaagCGAAAAACATACCCTACCAGTTGCAGAAGCTGTTCCTCAATCTGCAAACCTCCCCCAAGGCGGCGGTGGAGACCACCGACCTGACCCGCAGCTTCGGCTGGGATTCAACCGAAGCCTGGCAGCAGCACGACATTCAAGAGCTCTGCCGCGTGATGTTTGACGCACTGGAGCACAAGTTTAAGAACACCAAGCAATCGAATCTTATCTCGAACCTGTACGAGGGTAAGATGAACGACTACGTCAAGTGTCTGGAGTGCAATACGGAAAAGTCGCGGGAGGACACCTTTCTGGACATCCCGTTGCCGGTTCGACCCTTTGGCAGCAGCTCGGCGTACGGCAGCATCGAGGAGGCCCTGCGCGCCTTTGTCCAGCCCGAGACGCTGGACGGCAACAACCAGTATCTGTGCGAGAAGTGCAAGAAGAAGTGCGATGCTCACAAGGGATTGCACTTCAAATCCTTCCCCTACATCCTCACCTTGCACCTGAAGCGCTTCGACTTTGACTATCAGACCATGCACCGCATCAAGTTGAACGACAG AGTGACCTTCCCACAGACGCTTAATCTGAACACCTTCATCAACCGGAGTGGCACTAGTGGCGACCAGAACGCTCAGATAAATGGAACCGTGGACGATTGCAGCACGGCGGATAGCGGCTCGGCCATGGAAGATGATAACCTGAGCAGTGGCGTTGTGACCACAGCCAGCTCCAGCCAGCACGAGAATGACTTGAACGACGAGGACGAAGGCATCGATAtgagcagcagcaccagcaagAGCACCAAGCAGGGATCCGGGCCGTATCTATACGAACTCTTTGCGATCATGATCCACTCGGGCAGTGCTTCCGGCGGTCACTACTACGCCTACATCAAGGACTTTGACAGCAACGAGTGGTTCTGCTTTAATGACCAGAATGTCTCCACC ATAACACAGGAGGACATCCAGCGCTCCTTTGGTGGACCGAATGGCAGCTACTACTCCAGTGCCTACACCTCCAGCACCAATGCCTATATGCTGATGTACCGCCAAGTCGACTCCAAAAGGAACGAGCAGGCGGCAAAGGTGGCCGACTTTCCAGAGCACATCAAGAGTCTGCTGCCGAAGCTGCACTCCGAGGACGAGAGCCGGGGCACGCGCCTGGGCCGACACAACACCGAATCGGACTTGGCCCTACCTGACTTATACAAGCCTCGTGTCTACTTCTACAATCCCTCGCTGAAGAAGATGAAGATCACAAGGGTCTACGTTTCGCAGAGCTTCAACATTAACCAAGTGCTGAGCTCGGCTTACGACATGCTGAATGTGGAGGAGTTTGCGCCTCTGTCACGCTGTCGCTTGGTGGCGTACAACTCAACCATGGAGACGATCATCCAGTCTCTAGAGAACTGCTCCGATCCAGCCCTGACCGAGCTGCGAGCGTCGCAAAACTACAGCTTGGACTTCCTGCTGGAGTACAGGGCGGAGGACCAACAGTTCGAGACTTATTCCCCGGACGGAATCACGTGGTATGTGTTTGTGGTAGATCTTTCGACCATGGCGATGGACGGTCCCTTCCTGGTTTACTCAGCAGCGAGGGAACGCGAGCCCAACGACGTTCTCCGTCGCTCCATCGCCGTCCGTTTACACATTAGCGAGCAGCAGTTCCTGCTTGCCACGGTGCGGGGCGCGGTGCCGAAGGCATTTGTCGCCTATGACCCCCATCCGACGCCCGAGGCCCAGCTGCAGCTCCAGAACTTGGCCAACAACCAGTTCAAATCAATTACCTATTTCTACTTGAATGTGCCCAACACAGACGCCGCCACTCTAGAAATGCTGGGCGTTCCCAGCATGGAGACAATAGAG ACTAAAAGTGGAGGGGATGTAGTGGACGCCGCCATGATGAACGGACACGAGGGCTCCGGCAGCAACGGCCTCAACGATAATGATTGGCGGCGTTTCAAACGGAATGTTCTCGAGCTATTTTCACAAACGGAGCCAAGTCCCAGTCACGGCCATGAGTCCACCTCAGAGGATAGCAGTCTCAGCGATGGTGATCGCACCCTGGTAGAAACGGAGAACATCGCACACCGCGGAGGCGGTGACAGCCAGGTCAGCTCCACCAGCCACTCGCCGCAGTTGTCCAGCCCGGAGGATGAGGCGGCATCACACGATGCCATGATGCGGGTACATGCCTACTGCAACGGCAACGGAAGCTATGCGGCTGCCGACGTTGTGGATCCTCTGTTGTTGCCTCCCAGCACCTCGTACTTCTTCCACGCCAGTAAAATAAAGTGCGTCGACGTGCTTGGCAGTAGTTCCAGTTCGGCCCTTCAGTCCGATGAGGAAGCCCAGCTGCGGAAACCCACACAGGCCTACAAGCTGCTGGTAGGCACTCACATGCGAATGGCTGCCTTCAAGCGACACATCGAACAGCTCATCCAGGTGCCCAGCGCATACTTTAAGCTGCAGCGCAAACACGAGAACAACATCCCCAACAATCAGAACAACTCCCTGGTTTTCCTCACCGAAGGCGAAACTCTAACTGTGGAGATCGGAAAGAACCTCCAGGCGGATGAGTACAAGGCCAAAATCCACTTCCTGCGACTGGGCGACTTGGACAACGAGACGTCGCGTCTGCCGTGTGTCTGCGATTGGGTGTACAATGCCAGCACCACCACCGAGCAGGCCAAGCAGGAGCTGGTGGCCAAGCTGCATCGCATGGACGCCAAGTACGCCACGCTCACCGTTGACAACTGCCGCATCTGGCTAAAGGGCGGACGCAGCCCCATTAAGATCCTTGCCAACGAGGAGACGCTCTACTGCGATATGCGCTCCACAGTCGCTGCAGAG TTCATTGTGCAAGAATGCGAGAGCGGAGTAAACCCCCAGCCCAAGGACGACACAATGACCCTATTCGTGAGGCGATGGTGTCCGGCCAAGTTGGAGTTTGGAAAATTCCAGGAAATCACATTAGACC AGGACACCGACATCCGATACTCATTATCCCAGATTAGCGACATCACCATGGACAAAATAAGCTATATGAAG GTGAACAGCAACTTCCCCTGCACAAGCATATCGGCGGTGAGCGTGAACGAGTCATCCAGCTGGTATGCAGTACCCTGCACCGTGGACAAGTACCCACTGAACACGACGCAGACGGGCAACATCTACTTGTACAA AGATAAAAGCATACCCGTTAAGGATCTGACACTGGAGGAGCGACGGCAGTTGAACGCCAGGGAAAAGGCCAGACTGGACCGTGTCGGTTGCGTTTCGACGACGCGGTATTCACAGCGTCGGGAACGCGCCCTCAAAATTTACCTGGACTCGCCGGAGAAGTCGAGCACCGTGACCGCCTCGGCACCCATGGACGTGCATGTCGACAACTAG
- the Usp47 gene encoding ubiquitin carboxyl-terminal hydrolase 47 isoform X3 has protein sequence MTDKESEQCTVSVFDQTPGSEQKKINVVVRSQYTVKRVIDLIATQFPYGKFELLLQPHDNKDLVHLNAVDSQLLFDVEGFERQLKNHLVLLPSGSWDGDVAKRFELPMKKHQVLVSLRPKEPKKDGEAKAKSPVSGEKKKVKKKVVAGSGSSSPSKTKVTSDDPKASSSSESSPEKSAKASSKIGTPKTSTVEVAKATPEEVPQASPTIAPEASPKIATKKSLKLSPDSPSPVKPSSPSPVKPSSPIKEIECEPIDQLTNTGISEQLQQLLHSRNLASPVDNPLSGLCVSDVEQLSDDDLALGASASPTMMGPSYDFGGPTNDMDGEGAIGGGDQTTSGPDDGQDPVLSNFYRRKYGGDELPSWKRIDTTAADFVASATTETETGLSKTNGGPRGYVGLVNQAMTCYLNSLLQALYMTPEFRNALYRWEFDNDNEAKNIPYQLQKLFLNLQTSPKAAVETTDLTRSFGWDSTEAWQQHDIQELCRVMFDALEHKFKNTKQSNLISNLYEGKMNDYVKCLECNTEKSREDTFLDIPLPVRPFGSSSAYGSIEEALRAFVQPETLDGNNQYLCEKCKKKCDAHKGLHFKSFPYILTLHLKRFDFDYQTMHRIKLNDRVTFPQTLNLNTFINRSGTSGDQNAQINGTVDDCSTADSGSAMEDDNLSSGVVTTASSSQHENDLNDEDEGIDMSSSTSKSTKQGSGPYLYELFAIMIHSGSASGGHYYAYIKDFDSNEWFCFNDQNVSTITQEDIQRSFGGPNGSYYSSAYTSSTNAYMLMYRQVDSKRNEQAAKVADFPEHIKSLLPKLHSEDESRGTRLGRHNTESDLALPDLYKPRVYFYNPSLKKMKITRVYVSQSFNINQVLSSAYDMLNVEEFAPLSRCRLVAYNSTMETIIQSLENCSDPALTELRASQNYSLDFLLEYRAEDQQFETYSPDGITCEGTRAQRRSPSLHRRPFTH, from the exons ATGACGGACAAGGAGAGCGAGCAGTGCACCGTCTCGGTCTTCGACCAGACACCCGGTTCCGAACAGAAGAAGATCAATGTGGTGGTGCGCTCCCAGTATACCGTGAAGCGTGTTATCGACCTCATTGCCACCCAGTTCCCATATGGAAAGTTTGAGCTGCTTCTCCAGCCCCACGACAACAAGGACCTG GTCCATCTGAATGCCGTGGACTCACAATTACTATTCGATGTCGAGGGCTTTGAGCGTCAGTTGAAGAACCACTTGGTTCTCCTGCCCTCCGGCAGTTGGGACGGCGATGTGGCCAAACGGTTCGAGCTGCCCATGAAGAAGCACCAGGTGTTGGTCAGCCTGCGTCCGAAAGAACCCAAAAAAGACGGCGAGGCAAAGGCCAAGAGTCCAGTGTCTGGCGAGAAGAAGAAAGTTAAGAAGAAGGTGGTAGCTGGTTCGGGATCGTCGTCGCCGAGCAAAACAAAGGTAACCAGTGACGACCCCAAAGCCAGCAGTAGTTCAGAATCCAGCCCAGAGAAGAGTGCAAAGGCTAGTTCTAAGATCGGCACTCCGAAGACCTCGACGGTGGAGGTAGCCAAGGCTACACCTGAAGAGGTGCCTCAAGCCAGTCCCACAATAGCACCAGAAGCTAGTCCCAAGATCGCGACAAAGAAAAGTTTGAAGCTGTCACCGGACTCCCCGAGTCCAGTGAAGCCGTCGTCGCCGAGTCCAGTGAAGCCCTCGTCGCCCATTAAGGAGATCGAGTGCGAGCCCATTGACCAGCTGACCAATACCGGAATATCCGAGCAGCTGCAACAGCTGCTTCACAGCAGAAACCTTGCCTCGCCGGTGGACAATCCCCTTTCGGGCCTGTGCGTCTCAGATGTGGAGCAGTTATCCGACGATGACTTGGCCCTGGGCGCCTCGGCCAGCCCCACGATGATGGGGCCCAGCTACGATTTCGGAGGACCGACCAACGACATGGACGGGGAGGGAGCCATCGGTGGGGGAGATCAAACGACTAGTGGACCGGACGATGGCCAAGACCCAGTGCTGTCAAACTTTTATCGCCGCAAGTACGGTGGCGATGAGCTGCCTTCGTGGAAGCGGATAGACACCACGGCAGCGGACTTTGTGGCCTCCGCTACCACGGAAACAGAGACGGGATTGAGTAAAACCAATGGAGGTCCCCGGGGCTATGTGGGTCTAGTCAACCAGGCCATGACCTGCTATCTGAATAGCTTGCTGCAAGCCCTGTACATGACGCCCGAGTTCAGGAACGCTCTGTACCGCTGGGAGttcgacaacgacaacgaagCGAAAAACATACCCTACCAGTTGCAGAAGCTGTTCCTCAATCTGCAAACCTCCCCCAAGGCGGCGGTGGAGACCACCGACCTGACCCGCAGCTTCGGCTGGGATTCAACCGAAGCCTGGCAGCAGCACGACATTCAAGAGCTCTGCCGCGTGATGTTTGACGCACTGGAGCACAAGTTTAAGAACACCAAGCAATCGAATCTTATCTCGAACCTGTACGAGGGTAAGATGAACGACTACGTCAAGTGTCTGGAGTGCAATACGGAAAAGTCGCGGGAGGACACCTTTCTGGACATCCCGTTGCCGGTTCGACCCTTTGGCAGCAGCTCGGCGTACGGCAGCATCGAGGAGGCCCTGCGCGCCTTTGTCCAGCCCGAGACGCTGGACGGCAACAACCAGTATCTGTGCGAGAAGTGCAAGAAGAAGTGCGATGCTCACAAGGGATTGCACTTCAAATCCTTCCCCTACATCCTCACCTTGCACCTGAAGCGCTTCGACTTTGACTATCAGACCATGCACCGCATCAAGTTGAACGACAG AGTGACCTTCCCACAGACGCTTAATCTGAACACCTTCATCAACCGGAGTGGCACTAGTGGCGACCAGAACGCTCAGATAAATGGAACCGTGGACGATTGCAGCACGGCGGATAGCGGCTCGGCCATGGAAGATGATAACCTGAGCAGTGGCGTTGTGACCACAGCCAGCTCCAGCCAGCACGAGAATGACTTGAACGACGAGGACGAAGGCATCGATAtgagcagcagcaccagcaagAGCACCAAGCAGGGATCCGGGCCGTATCTATACGAACTCTTTGCGATCATGATCCACTCGGGCAGTGCTTCCGGCGGTCACTACTACGCCTACATCAAGGACTTTGACAGCAACGAGTGGTTCTGCTTTAATGACCAGAATGTCTCCACC ATAACACAGGAGGACATCCAGCGCTCCTTTGGTGGACCGAATGGCAGCTACTACTCCAGTGCCTACACCTCCAGCACCAATGCCTATATGCTGATGTACCGCCAAGTCGACTCCAAAAGGAACGAGCAGGCGGCAAAGGTGGCCGACTTTCCAGAGCACATCAAGAGTCTGCTGCCGAAGCTGCACTCCGAGGACGAGAGCCGGGGCACGCGCCTGGGCCGACACAACACCGAATCGGACTTGGCCCTACCTGACTTATACAAGCCTCGTGTCTACTTCTACAATCCCTCGCTGAAGAAGATGAAGATCACAAGGGTCTACGTTTCGCAGAGCTTCAACATTAACCAAGTGCTGAGCTCGGCTTACGACATGCTGAATGTGGAGGAGTTTGCGCCTCTGTCACGCTGTCGCTTGGTGGCGTACAACTCAACCATGGAGACGATCATCCAGTCTCTAGAGAACTGCTCCGATCCAGCCCTGACCGAGCTGCGAGCGTCGCAAAACTACAGCTTGGACTTCCTGCTGGAGTACAGGGCGGAGGACCAACAGTTCGAGACTTATTCCCCGGACGGAATCACGTG CGAGGGAACGCGAGCCCAACGACGTTCTCCGTCGCTCCATCGCCGTCCGTTTACACATTAG